The segment TCTGTGTTTAAATCACTGGCGACACCAATTCTAAAAGGAACTGCACTTTTCAGTGCAAACAACCCAACTGCCCTTCTCATGGCAACAAAAAATTCAAAGTCCACCTTGAGTGGCAAACAAAGACTACTTTGAGTAGCAATCGTGCCTCgagtacaaaaaattaaaatgaaaagaaacgaACTTGATGAGgagagagaagaaaggttgagaagagatcgtgagaggaaacgacagcgtcgtgaaaacgagacggactgtgaacggagtCAGAGACTCTCAAAGCAAGGTCAAAGACGTCGACACCAGTTGGCAGAGGAGACCGAGAGTCACCGTGAACAAAGGCTGGCCAGGCAATGTGAAATAAGTCAGCGAAATATTTCCAGAGAAAGCGAAAACCGACGTCTACCGAGGATGGAACGACAAAATTGAAGACTTAGACAAGAGTCAGACGGTCAACGGCAACAATGATTAATGATGCAACGTGAAAGTGACCAACGACGTTTAGCTAACGAAACCGACCAGGAGAGAAATGTTAGGCTTCAAATTCGACGTTCTATGTACCAAATGTCAAGACAACCACAACCTGAACTTGAATATATTGCACTTCGCCCATTCAATGAAAATGATGTTCCTGAACATTATTGTGGAGCAATGACAGAAATATGTCAATATTGTCAATCAACTAACTTTAAATCGGAAAGACCAAGTGATGGCAAATTTACATCTTGCTGCCATAAAGGAAAAGTCCAATTTCCACCGTTGCATGATTATCCAGAAGTGATGAAACAATTGATAACAAATACCCAAGAACATTCCAAAAATTTCAAAGACAACATACGTTCATACAACAGTGCTCTTGCTTTTGCATCAATGGGAGCGCAAGTTGAACACGTAGCGGGACGGGGACCATACTGCTACAAAATACATGGACAAATCTATCATAAAACCTCGACTTTGCACCCACCTAATGGTGAACCAAGAAAATTTgctcaaatatatattttggatGTGGAACAAGCACTACAACAACGCATGGGAATTTTAGAGAACGCTGGCTGTTTACCATCCGTAATGGAAATTCTTGGTAACATTTTGAACAAAATAAATCCGTATGCAGAAGCATACAAAATGATGAGAGATTTTGAGCAGGAAGAGATTAACAGAGCCAGGGAGGAAGGGAGACCAGAACGAGAAGTTTACATGTGGATCCACCGAGATAAGGCAAATGATCAAAGACGTTACAACGCTCCTACAGCAAATGAAATAGCAATTGTATTTCGAAGCGACGATGGTGAACCCCCATTTGAAAGAGATATTTGTGTCCACCCAAAGAATGCACCAATGCAAAATATATCAATCTTAAGTCAGCACTGTGATCCCATGACTTACCCAATTTTGTTTCCATATGGGGACAAAGGATGGACAAGTAGAACAAATTTAGTAGGTGCTGTCAAGTGAGAAAACTTGATGCATCTCCAATATTATGCTTACCGATTGGCGACTCGAAATGAGTTCAAACCTATCTTCAGTGCTGgaaaactattccaacagtacgtggTGGATGCGTATTGCAAGATAGAAGCTAATCGAATTCACTTCCATAGATCAAATCAAGCTCAACTCAGGAGCGATCTCTACTCTGGTTTAATGGACCACGTAAATAATCTTACAGAGAACGAAGGTGTAAAGCCTGGTACTATCTATATTTTGCCTTCAACATTTCAAGGAAGCCCTAGAGCTCATCAGCAGAACTTCCAAGACGCTATGGCCATCGTACGCAAGCACGGTGGACCTGATGTATTTATGACTATGACCATGAATCCAAAGTGTTGTGAAGTAATGGAAAACTTGAAGCCTGGAGAAAGACCAGAGGATAGACCTGATCTGGTTGCACGTAGTTTCAAGGAGAAACTTACAGCACTACTGCATGACTTATTCGTGAACAAAGTACTTGGAGTGGTGATCGCTCATGTTTATGtaatagaatttcaaaaacgtggcTTACCACATTGCCACCTCCTGCTTTTTCTCAGACCTGACGATAAACCAAGAACTGTTGAAATTATTGACAAGATGGTATGTTGTGAAATTCCAGATCCGGTCGAAAACCCGAGATTGTATGAAATCGTCAAGGCGACTATGGTTCATGGCCCTTGTGGACACTTGAACATGACAAGCCCATGCATGAATGAGGAAAAAATATGTTCCAAACAATATCCGAAAGATTTCAGTGAGGAAACCAAGCCGAACGTTGATGGTTACCCAGTTTATCGCAGGAGAAACGATGGGAGAAAAATTAAAGTTGGAAAGTTCACAGTGGATAACCGCTGGATCGTTCCATATAATAGGTACCTAACCCTAAAGTACAATGCACATATTAATGTAGAAATTTGTGCAAGCATTAAAAGTGTGAAATACTTATTCAAATATGTTTACAAAGGACATGATCGAGCTAAACTAAAATTCGATTCAAAGGAAACACAACTTCACTGGGATGAACCTTCAAGGTTCCTCGACAGTAGATACATAAGTGCACCTGAAGCTATGTGGAgaatatgagaaaataaaatgcaccaaCAGTCACACACAGTAATTCGACTTGCAGTACATCTGCCAAACCAACAAAGAGTAGTATTTCATGAAGGTAAAGAAGTTGAAACTCTTGAAAGAGAGGCGTGGCACAGAACCACATTGACAGCGTGGTTTGAATTGAATCAAACAAATGAGTCTGCACGGCAATACCTGTACCAAGACATACCAAGTCACTTTGTGTTCAATACAAAAACAACTTCATGGACTCCAAGAAAGAGGGGCCACAACAATGTTATTAGCAGAATGTACTCTGTCAGTCCTTCTGATATGGAGAGATACTACTTAAGGCTGCTCCTTCTGCATGTAAGAGGTGCCCAGAGCTTTGATGATGTAAAAAGTGTCGACGGATTTGTTTACAATACGTTCAAAGAAGCAGCCCAAGCGAGAGGCCTGTTAAGAGACGATGCTGAATGGGAAAGATGTTTGACGGAAGCCGAACTCTTCCATATGCCAAGCAAGCTGAGAGAGCTGTTTGGAATTATATGTGCATTGTGTCATCCAGCAGACCCAGCGACATTATGGGAGAAGCACAAAGATGCAATGACAGAAGACTTCATGCGAAGTCATCCTGCACCTGAAAGCGAACAGCTTGCTCTAATTGAGATTGAAAGTATTCTCAAAATTCATAACACAAGTTGTGCTGACAAAGGATTACCTGTACCAACTATGGTGTCGACACCTGACATTCCAATCTTTGACATTCATGAAGAGGCCAGGTTAGGCGAAGAACTACTTGCCCAGTTAAACCCAGAACAACTTAACGCATACCAACAAATTATCACTGCTGTTGAAAACCCACAATCACGTGAAAGGTGCTTCTTCCTTGAAGGTCCTGCAGGAAGTGGAAAGTCGTTCACATACAACGCTTTGGTACGTGTCTTGAGAGGAAAAGGAATCCACTACAAATGTGTAGCTTTGACTGGTATCGCAGTGGAACTCTTGCATGATGGAGCTACCATACACTCTACATTTGGGGTGCCATTTAAAATCACTGAGACTTCGACCTCAAATATAACAGCAAGATCGTTCAAAGGACGAAGTCTTATTAACACTCAAGTGATTATATGGGACGAGTGCACAATGGCGTCGACACATTTGTTAGCACTGATCGATAGATTGCTCAAAGACTTGATGAACACACCTGACACTCCATTTAGAGGAAAGGTAGTGGTTTTGGGTGGACATTTCTGCCAGACACTTCCTGTTGTAAAAAGAGGCGACAGAGCTGCAATCATTGGAGCCTGTATTAAAAGAAGCCCATTATGgcaatatttcaaaaaaatttcatttcatacaaatatgcGAACAGATCCTGACCAACAGGCCTTTGCCATTGGCTTCTAAAACTTGGAAACGGTCAACTGTTGAACAGTGACAACTTAAGTACTGAAACTGTCGAAATTCCTGAACAATGTGTAGTTACGGGAGACTTAATTGATGAAGTATTTGGAAAGACAATTAAGTTAGACCAACCAGAAAGATTCAAGGACACAGCTATTCTATGTCCTAAGAATAAAGACACCTTGATGTTGAACGATCAAGTACTTAGACGTTTAGAAGGCGAAGCCAAAACATACTTCAGCGTAGATGAAATAAAAGTCACACAGAGTGGCGATGACGTTAACTACCcaattgaatttttaaattgtCTAACTCCGTCAGGATTGCCACCACACAAGTTGACACTGAAAGTTGGAGCAATTGTTATGTTGCTTAGAAACCTGAATACAAAAAAAGGACTGTGCAATGGAACACGTTTAATTATAACTAGAATGCTTCAGCATGTGCTTGAAGCAAAAATTGTTACCGGAAAACGTGCAGGTGAAACTGTACTAATTCCAAGAATTGGCCTTGATATGATGGACGACTGTGAAATGCCATTTGACATGCACAGACGACAGTTTCCCATACGACTAGCGTATGCGATAACTATCAACAAGTCACAAGGACAAACCCTCGAGGTTGTTGGAATATTACTTTCAGAACCAGTGTTTTCACATGGTCAATTGTATGTTGCCTTCTCCAGAGCAAAGGCTTTAACAAAGTAAAGGTAAAGATTTTGAGCTCACAGACACAAGACAAACTGCTTCCTGATGCACACAAATATTTCAcacaaaatattgtatatcatgaGATTCTGGACACAGAACCTATGGAGACGTACCTTACTGACAACTTAGCCGATATTGATTGGGACAGTATTGATGACATAGTAGATGTCatg is part of the Polypterus senegalus isolate Bchr_013 unplaced genomic scaffold, ASM1683550v1 scaffold_6408, whole genome shotgun sequence genome and harbors:
- the LOC120519310 gene encoding LOW QUALITY PROTEIN: uncharacterized protein LOC120519310 (The sequence of the model RefSeq protein was modified relative to this genomic sequence to represent the inferred CDS: inserted 1 base in 1 codon) — its product is MDHVNNLTENEGVKPGTIYILPSTFQGSPRAHQQNFQDAMAIVRKHGGPDVFMTMTMNPKCCEVMENLKPGERPEDRPDLVARSFKEKLTALLHDLFVNKVLGVVIAHVYVIEFQKRGLPHCHLLLFLRPDDKPRTVEIIDKMVCCEIPDPVENPRLYEIVKATMVHGPCGHLNMTSPCMNEEKICSKQYPKDFSEETKPNVDGYPVYRRRNDGRKIKVGKFTVDNRWIVPYNRYLTLKYNAHINVEICASIKSVKYLFKYVYKGHDRAKLKFDSKETQLHWDEPSRGAQSFDDVKSVDGFVYNTFKEAAQARGLLRDDAEWERCLTEAELFHMPSKLRELFGIICALCHPADPATLWEKHKDAMTEDFMRSHPAPESEQLALIEIESILKIHNTSCADKGLPVPTMVSTPDIPIFDIHEEARLGEELLAQLNPEQLNAYQQIITAVENPQSRERCFFLEGPAGSGKSFTYNALVRVLRGKGIHYKCVALTGIAVELLHDGATIHSTFGVPFKITETSTSNITARSFKGRSLINTQVIIWDECTMASTHLLALIDRLLKDLMNTPDTPFRGKVVVLGGHFCQTLPVVKRGDRAAIIGACIKRSPLWQYFKKISFHTNMRTDPDQQAFAXWLLKLGNGQLLNSDNLSTETVEIPEQCVVTGDLIDEVFGKTIKLDQPERFKDTAILCPKNKDTLMLNDQSKGFNKVKVKILSSQTQDKLLPDAHKYFTQNIVYHEILDTEPMETYLTDNLADIDWDSIDDIVDVMQHFENKEEPSIPTWQDYNFEGLEDDVEDGAYD